The window AACAGACCTCCGCGCTCTCGGAGGTCACCACGAGCGCGAGTTCGCTGACCGATCAGGCCGCCCAGCTCAGTGTGGCTCTCGAGCGGTTCGAGACGGACACCGACCGTGCGGATACGGAAGCGGATTCGGATGCTGAATCGCCGCCAGCGGTCGAGTCACCGGACGTCGCCCGATTGACGGCCGCTTCCGAGTCGTTGAGCGAAACCGGTGACCACCGAGACGAGCCACCGATCCTCGACGACGCAGACGAGGACGCGAACGGTTCGGATGACGAAAGTGGGACGACTTACGAAGCTGAGGATACGGTTAAATCGGTCGACAGCACAACGACTGACGAAGACGGCGCTGACATGTTCACCTTCGGCGACACCGAGGACGAATAGTTGGGATAGACTCCAGCCGATCGCTGAACGGTCTGTTCGCCCCTGGATCCTGGCTCGAACCGTTTTCACGTGGACAGTGGACGCACGAACACGTACCTGCTCGAGACGTCTCTCTACCGTTCGAGATCGGAAAATAATCCCCACGTCGAAGAGCCAATCCACCGGTTACCGCGTGGTGGGGTCAGCGAGCGGTTTCCGCCCTACGTCCCGTGATCCCACGAGCCCATGTACTCGCGCTGGACGTCGGTCAGGTCGTCGAACTCCACGCCGTCGGCCGCGAGTTTGATCTCGGCGATTTTCCTGTCTAACTCGTCGGGCACGTCGTGGACGCCCGCGTCGTAGTCCTCACCGTTATCGACCAGCTCGCGCACACACGCCGCCTGGACGCCGAAGGACTGATCCATGACCTCGACCGGGTGGCCCAGCGAGACCGGGGCCGCTAGGTTCACGAGTCGCCCCTCCGCGATGACGTTCAGCCGACGTCCGTCCGCGAGTTCGTACGCGTCCACGCCGTCACGGGCCTCGTAGCGGTCGGCAGCGAGGTCGTTGAGCGCCTCGAGGTCGATCTCGATGTCGAAGTGGCCCGCGTTGGCCAGCAAGACGCCGTCCTGCATGACTTCGAAGTGCTCCTCGACGATGACGTCGCGGTTGCCCGTGGTCGTGATGAATACGTCGCCGACCTCTGCTGCGTCGGCCATCGGCATCACGTCGTAGCCCTCCATGTGGGCCTCGAGGGCGCGGCGAGGCTCGACTTCGGTGACTATGACGTTCGCGTTCTGACCTGCTGCTTTCCGGGCGACGCCTTTGCCACAGTAACCGAAGCCAGCGACGACGACGTTCTTGCTGGCCCACGAGAGGTTCGTGGTCATCGCGATGCTCGCGAGGGAGGACTCGCCGGTGCCGTGGATGTTGTCGAACAGCCGCTTCATCGGGGTGTCGTTGACGGCGAAGACTGGATACTCGAGGGCTCCGTCGTCGTCCATCGCGCGCAGGCGGTGGACACCCGTGGTGGTCTCTTCGGCCCCGCCGACGATGCCGTCGATGAGTTCGGGGTAGTCCTCGTGGATAGCGGCGACGAGATCCATCCCGTCGTCGACGGTGATCGTCGGCTCGAGGTCGATCGTGGCGTGAATCGCGTCGTAGTACCCCTGATCGTCGACGCCGCGTTTGGCGTAGCTCGTGATGTTCTCGTGGGTGTCGAGCGCCGCGCTCACGTCGTCGTGGGTCGACAGCGGGTTGCAGCCGGTGACGGCGACCTCGGCGCCGCCGTCAGCTAGCACTTCGACGAGGATCGCCGTCTTGGCTTCGACGTGCATGGCCATCGCGATGCGCTCGCCTGCGAGAGGCTGGTCGGCCTCGAACTCCTCGCGGATGGCCGCCATAATCGGCATGTGCTGGGCCGCCCAGTCCATCTTGCGTCGCCCCTCTCGCTGGGCCGACTCGAGATCCGATAGCTGCTCGCTGATCGGTGGGTAGTCGTTCATAGCTCGACAGACGACAAGGGCGCTCAAAACCCTACCGAAGGCGGCTTCCGAGGATGGGTTCTCCGTTGGAGTGGACTGTACGGCGGAAAATCGTCGAAAACGGAATACAGCGGACGTGCGGTACGGGGTGGGTGCCTCTGGAAGCGTGCTCGAGTGGGGTACCGTCACGCCAGCGGTGCAGTGC of the Natronosalvus vescus genome contains:
- a CDS encoding adenosylhomocysteinase, which codes for MNDYPPISEQLSDLESAQREGRRKMDWAAQHMPIMAAIREEFEADQPLAGERIAMAMHVEAKTAILVEVLADGGAEVAVTGCNPLSTHDDVSAALDTHENITSYAKRGVDDQGYYDAIHATIDLEPTITVDDGMDLVAAIHEDYPELIDGIVGGAEETTTGVHRLRAMDDDGALEYPVFAVNDTPMKRLFDNIHGTGESSLASIAMTTNLSWASKNVVVAGFGYCGKGVARKAAGQNANVIVTEVEPRRALEAHMEGYDVMPMADAAEVGDVFITTTGNRDVIVEEHFEVMQDGVLLANAGHFDIEIDLEALNDLAADRYEARDGVDAYELADGRRLNVIAEGRLVNLAAPVSLGHPVEVMDQSFGVQAACVRELVDNGEDYDAGVHDVPDELDRKIAEIKLAADGVEFDDLTDVQREYMGSWDHGT